Proteins encoded by one window of Canis aureus isolate CA01 chromosome 13, VMU_Caureus_v.1.0, whole genome shotgun sequence:
- the POU4F2 gene encoding POU domain, class 4, transcription factor 2, with translation MMMMSLNSKQAFSMPHGGSLHVEPKYSALHSASPGSSAPAAPSASSPSSSSSAGGGGGSGGGGGGRSSSSSSSGSSGSSGGGSEAMRRACLPTPPSNIFGGLDESLLARAEALAAVDIVSQSKSHHHHPPHHSPFKPDATYHTMNTIPCTSAASSSSVPISHPSALAGTHHHHHHHHHHHHHQPHQALEGELLEHLSPGLALGAMAGPDGAVVSTPTHAPHMATMNPMHQAALSMAHAHGLPSHMGCMSDVDADPRDLEAFAERFKQRRIKLGVTQADVGSALANLKIPGVGSLSQSTICRFESLTLSHNNMIALKPILQAWLEEAEKSHREKLTKPELFNGAEKKRKRTSIAAPEKRSLEAYFAIQPRPSSEKIAAIAEKLDLKKNVVRVWFCNQRQKQKRMKYSAGI, from the exons ATGATGATGATGTCCTTGAACAGCAAGCAGGCGTTCAGCATGCCGCACGGCGGCAGCCTGCACGTGGAGCCCAAGTACTCCGCACTGCACAGCGCCTCGCCCGGCTCCTCCGCGCCCGCGGCGCCCTCCGCTAGCTCCCCTAGCAGCTCGAGCAgtgctggcggcggcggcggcagtgGCGGGGGCGGCGGAGGCCGTAGCAGCAGCTCCAGTAGCAgtggcagcagcggcagcagcggcGGGGGCTCGGAGGCGATGCGGAGAGCGTGTCTTCCAACCCCACCG AGCAATATATTCGGCGGGCTGGATGAGAGTCTGCTGGCCCGCGCCGAGGCTCTGGCGGCCGTGGACATCGTCTCCCAGAGCAagagccaccaccaccacccgccccACCACAGCCCCTTCAAGCCGGACGCCACCTACCACACCATGAACACCATCCCGTGCACGTCGGCTGCCTCTTCCTCGTCGGTGCCCATCTCGCATCCGTCCGCGCTGGCGGGCacgcaccaccaccaccaccaccaccaccaccaccaccaccatcagccGCATCAGGCGCTTGAGGGCGAGCTGCTGGAGCACCTGAGCCCCGGGCTGGCCCTGGGTGCCATGGCGGGCCCCGACGGCGCCGTGGTGTCCACGCCAACTCACGCGCCGCACATGGCCACCATGAACCCCATGCACCAAGCGGCGCTCAGCATGGCCCACGCGCACGGGCTGCCCTCTCACATGGGCTGCATGAGCGACGTGGACGCCGACCCCCGGGACCTGGAGGCGTTCGCCGAGCGCTTCAAGCAGCGACGCATCAAGCTGGGGGTGACCCAGGCTGATGTGGGCTCCGCGCTGGCCAACCTCAAGATCCCCGGCGTGGGCTCGCTCAGCCAGAGCACCATCTGCAGGTTCGAGTCCCTTACGTTGTCGCACAACAACATGATCGCGCTCAAACCCATCCTGCAAGCGTGGCTGGAGGAGGCCGAGAAGTCCCACCGTGAGAAGCTCACCAAGCCCGAGCTCTTCAACGGCGCGGAGAAGAAGCGCAAGCGCACGTCTATCGCCGCGCCAGAGAAGCGTTCGCTGGAAGCCTACTTCGCCATCCAGCCGCGGCCCTCCTCCGAGAAGATCGCCGCCATCGCCGAGAAGCTGGACCTTAAGAAAAACGTGGTGCGCGTCTGGTTCTGCaaccagaggcagaaacagaaaagaatgaaatattcgGCCGGCATTTAG